The genomic interval TCtggagcagctccagctgaaAGACTGCGACCGCCGGTGTCCACTGGACCGCCTCATGAAGCTGAGTGCCGACGTGCTGCCCACGGAGCCGGCGGAGCAGAGGTGCCGGCCACATGACGGGAACTTCGTGGAGCCACCACCGCGCATAATCGATCAGAATGGCCGTTAGCGAGAAGCAATTGCCAACGCGAATTTGCGCACTCAGTATTACAAAAGCGACGTAGAGTGAGTGGtttaagaaaaataatgtTATAGAAAGAGCAGTACAATAAAAATCCCCAAAAATACAGGTCATTGAGTTAATTTTTCGGGGGGAAATCATTTTCGTGTGAAACTAATTAGACGGACTTTTTGTGAACTGTTTGCCTTTAGTTGGTGATTTCGCTGATTGGGCACCTCGCTCTTCGCCGCTCTTATCTGCGGCTGTGTGAGTGCGGGCACGAGTATACTCGAGTCTGGGTGACCACATAATCGAGACTTAAAAGCGGTCCGCGCTTCTATGGATGCACTCACTCGACGCACAAGCCGCAACCAAGCCGGTCCACTTAATTCCTAACGATCTGCTAATTTTAGTTCGCGAAAATGCGAAAGTATCTCGGTCTGCTGCTCTCAGTGAGCTGTGTTCTGATCGCCCACGGAGGCGTCATGGAGATTGAAGTGCCCCAGGAAGTCACTGAAGGTCCTAAGGATGTTTCGCCAAACTCAGTGGAAACAAGCCCGCCAAAGGACAGTGTCAGCAACTCAACTCTGAAGCTGGTTCACGTGGTAAGTGAGTGGAGAACCAAAGgaatgcgaaataattgcaCCGAAAGATGGCTTTTTATAACCATTAACTCATGCCGAATTAGGGCTCGTTAAATATTTGGCAGCTGTGCAAGTCACCAGACCATAAAATTATCAAATGTGTCATACCATTTAATCTGAACCATTAACGTGTAGTGCGAAACGTTATAGTGCTGCGAAATTAATTGGAATGAAGTGTTCTCTTAAGTAAACCATGGCTCACCTGGGTTTTCCAATGAGAATCCGCTACAGTTCTCTTTTACCAAACTACTGGCAAAAGCGTTCCTTAGCCAGTTTGTTGTTTGCGtgacgtatacgtaatattgcATACGGTTCCAAGACCTAAAACCGGTTTCATGAAACGattacttaattattttttattctcATATTGATTTGCATGATTTGAGCTCTAAAAGAACAAGTtaatgattaaatatttatttattaaaatcaactGGGTCCACAGCACCTGTcgcaatttaataatttgtaattcgtacatattttatatatgtacatcccCTTGTGTGAATTAACTACAGATCTTACATATCGAAACTTAAGCCGAATGTTTGACTTTTGAGTATTGCCGATTTCCATATATGGCCACTTCCTAGATACTTATCTTAGTTACTTACTTATGTGTCGCTTAAGTAAAGAGTAATGTGCTTTCCAAATATATGTTACTCATTCAGGGTATCTTTTCTTTACGCATCATGCATAAGTTAAttgaaaaaactgaaatacgcacttaattcattaaaaaaagaCGTCAGGCCTTTAAAGTTCGATTCCATTGTGTACAGTCACAAATTTGtatatcatttttattttttacagcTCTTTCGTCATGGACCTCGAACTCCCGTCAGCACTTATCCCAACGATCCGTATATCAACGAAACCTACGAGCCCTTCGGTTGGGGGGCACTCACCAACGTTAGTACTTATCAAACACAAACAAGACTGTCGAAGCTGAAATGAGATTTATATTTTACAGGGTGCTAAAGTGGAGCTGTATAAAATAGGCAAGCAGCTGCGGCAGCGCTATAAAGATTTCCTCCCAGCGTATTATCAGCCTGATGTACGATAAGATGGGCCATCCCATTGAGCCGTAAAACTTATCAGAGTGTTTCTATTTCAGGTGATCCGTGCCCAATCATCGGAGTCGCCGCGCACCTTGATGTCCATGCAAATGGTGCTCGCCGGACTCTTTCCCCCGGAGAACACTCCCATGGAGTGGAACCAGCTGCTCAACTGGCAGCCCATTCCCATTGTGATGGAACCGGAGGCCACTGACGTGGTAAGAGTACCACAACCTAAACTCTATCACAGCTGTACTAATTATCCCTGTTTATTCCTTGGTGATCCGCAGCGCATTAGGATGAAGGCGCCCTGTCCCCGATACGATGAGGCGGTTCTGGAGGTGATAGACCTTCCTGAGGTTAAAAAGCTGCATGCCGAGAACTCCGATTTGCTACAGGAACTGACCAGTCGCACCGGACTCAATATTACCCACGCCCACGATGTCACCAATGTATTCATCACACTGCTCTGCGAACAGACTTTCGGCTTACAGCTGCCCTCGTGGACCAAGGACTACTTTCCGGAGAAGATGCTACCCCTGGCCGAAAAGTCCTACGTCTACGATGCCTACACGACCGAGATGCGCAAGATGAAAGGGGGTTTCTTCGTAGAGCTGCTGTTGAAGCAAATGCATGACAGGATCTCCGGAGAATTGCAGCCTGCCAATCGCAAGATGTTCCTTTCCTGCGGTCACGATTGGACCATCACAAATGTGCTCTCCGCCTTGAATGTTTGGCAGGCTCAGATGCCCCGCTTCTCGGCCCTTATTGCCTTCGAGCTGCACCAAAACTCGCAGACCGGGGAGTATTTCCTGGAAATCTTCTTCCAAAATGATCCCAACGAAGAGCCTCAGCAGCTGCAGATTCCGGGCTGCGAAAAACAGTGCCCCATTGACAAGTTAATCGAACTAACCAAGGACATCATTCCCGATGCGCCCTATGCAGAGCTGTGCAAGGCTAAGGGAACTCAAGGGGGAGCTAAGATAAGCTATCACTAGAATGCGAATTGATAATAATTAATGATCCAGTGTGCAGTATTAATGTTACtaacttaataaatatatttaattgtgTAACTGCTTCGTGTGGCTTAATTTCAGTGTTTGCATGATTGGCACGCTGGAGGTGTATCATTAACTAATTAACTTTTGAAGTGTGAGAGCAACTAGTTTATAATGACTCTCGGTGCTAGAAGGCAGATCATAGAGTTAGTAACATTTCAAGTTAGTAAGCattttgcaataaaacaaatatttacctaattatataaattgtgtttatataaatgtgtTTCATAAAATACTTCCgctgttttattattttgcttgCCCAATAAATCCAACTAAAATTATCTTTTTATGCTCGTTAAAGTAACACGATGTgtttttactttattaaataaatggatttactttttgtttattacttAAGCATCATATACGCAGTGTATACTTTCAGGCTACGCATATTCTAAGAAAAGTTCTTAGTTAAAATGTCTACTCAAACAATATTGGCATAGTTCTTAGCTtcgatttaaaattttaaaaatgttgcatttTGATGTTACATATTTAATGTGATAATAATTCTACAAGCATAGTTCGGaccaaaaatattatatttctctGGAAAAAGATTGTAAAGATGTAAAGATTGTAAGATTCGTTTTTGGACATTTATTTAGAACATTTTAGCCTGCCCTCTCACTGAAAGTGCGCACATCCATCATATAACGTTTATTCGCTTCTATTTCAATTCAAACAGTTGGCATTTGAGGCTCCACTCACTTGAATCGGAAGTAACtcacaaaaaagcaaaacaaattcaaacaaaagGGCAGTATGTAATTATACCAGATGGACATTGTGTTTCAAAAACTTCCAAACTTCAAAGCCGTAAATCAGATTCAGCCAAGCCCCAAAACCAATATATAATTCCGGCAATTAAGCAACGAGAATGGATAATGTTAAATTAACATATTGCCGGATCCAGCAGCTAACCGATTTATATCCAAAGTGTTTACACACGCAGTTTCGATGACAAATTCGTTGGTATTACGAGTTGGCGGCGGCGCTaaactgcaaaaaaataagtaagCGAAGCGAATCCGAAAGTtcatataaattaaaagtcGCGGCCGCGTTTTAAAACGCCTCAATCGCTGCGGCACTGCGTCGGTGTCTGGGGTCTCAGCGCGGTCAAACATTCAAACATTTAT from Drosophila yakuba strain Tai18E2 chromosome 3L, Prin_Dyak_Tai18E2_2.1, whole genome shotgun sequence carries:
- the LOC6539689 gene encoding venom acid phosphatase Acph-1 is translated as MRKYLGLLLSVSCVLIAHGGVMEIEVPQEVTEGPKDVSPNSVETSPPKDSVSNSTLKLVHVLFRHGPRTPVSTYPNDPYINETYEPFGWGALTNGAKVELYKIGKQLRQRYKDFLPAYYQPDVIRAQSSESPRTLMSMQMVLAGLFPPENTPMEWNQLLNWQPIPIVMEPEATDVRIRMKAPCPRYDEAVLEVIDLPEVKKLHAENSDLLQELTSRTGLNITHAHDVTNVFITLLCEQTFGLQLPSWTKDYFPEKMLPLAEKSYVYDAYTTEMRKMKGGFFVELLLKQMHDRISGELQPANRKMFLSCGHDWTITNVLSALNVWQAQMPRFSALIAFELHQNSQTGEYFLEIFFQNDPNEEPQQLQIPGCEKQCPIDKLIELTKDIIPDAPYAELCKAKGTQGGAKISYH